Genomic window (Streptococcus porcinus):
CTCGCTTGAAAAGGCTCGTTCCACTTGTATCAATCATTATAGTCGCTATATCTTTTAAAATGGATACTTCTATTTTGAACTCAGAACCAATTTCTTGGAGTGGTACTCCCTCAGGACGATGATAGTGCTTTTGCAACTTCTTGACAATTGCTTTTTTAGTAATCGCTTGCACACTTGGCTCGTTATGCAATTTCGACTTTACACATTTGGCTTTTGCAATTGGAAACTTTGCCCCTAATGGTAAATAATTTTCCCAATCTAGAGCATTAACCCCCTGAAATAATTCTTCAAATGTTCTTGCAGGGAATTGTCCCACTATAATTTTGATTCGATCAGCCGCTCGCAACCAAAGATTGGTTTTTGCAATTGCTTCTATATCTCCTTCAAAATAAACTTTGCCATTATCAATCTGACAATCAAATCCTAAAGATTTGACCTCTTTTCCCACAACAGACTCAAAACCAGCTGCCACTGTCGCCACTAACTTAAAATGTTCTTTCATATCAATCTTTCTCTTTAATTAAATAAAAGCTAGCGAGTGCTAGCTTAACCTATTATGCAATTTTCTATAAGCCATGTTTTGTTCCAGAAATAACTAGGTATTACTTCTTTCGATAATCATCTGTCTACTGTAAACAGTCAGGATAGAAGGTTCGTTTCCCGTCTATCCCATGCCCCGACCAAAGTTTGGGTTGCTAGCTTGAGGGGTTTACCGCGTTCCATTTTCTACGTTTCCCTAGAAACTGCGTCACTGTGGCACTTTCAGAAATACTCAGGCATATCATCTGACTTAGCCCTTTTTTTCGCCGTAATGTCAAAGACATTCCTAGGCTTATTTTTTCGCCTAGCACAAACACTACTGGCATCACAGCCAGTGCTAGCATGGACTTTCCTCATAACCTAAAAAAGCTACGCGATTATCCAAAAATTGCACATCTATCATTTATTCACTGATTTGTTTGCCGAAAACTTCTTTTTCTAAACGACTAATTCTCTTTAGAATATCAAAATTAGTAGCTGTTTGGGTTACACGCGTTGGTTGTCCCATTGCATGACGCTCCTCTGCGAAAGCGGCCCCTCTATGAGCACTTTCTTTTTTTAGTCGTTCTATTTCAGATTTTAACTTTTCAATTTCAGCTATGTAAGTCTCGTAATCTTTAATCACATTATCTAAAAATTCGTCAACTTCTTTTTTGTCAAAACCGCGCATACTAGTTTTGAATTCTTGTTCAAAAATATCCTTTGGACTATAAATAATACTTGTCATTCTCTTATCTCCGACCGGTAGTTCTATATTGATACCTCTTTTCCGATATCATAATTTATGATACAGAAAAAAAAGATAAAAAGCAAGCATTAAAAACAGGTGGAATATTAAGTTGTCTCTACTCTTCTTCTATTACTTCATTTAAACGATCAAATGTTAAAAAAACCAAACCATAATGTGATTTTTCTTCTAATTGTGTTACAAAATACTTAAGATTTGTTTCATTCTCACTATCATAAAAAAGATAAGCTCCATCAGTATTATCTATTAGAAACTGATTGTATTGCTTGAATTGTGCTGGGGATTGATAGTTTGGAAAGCAATATTTGACAAAATCGACCTCTTTAAAAAGCTTGAGCTTCTCTTGATTTTGTTCGTTCCAATGAGAACCATGTGTTTCAAAATCAAACAAGGTAGCTATTTTTATTGGATAGTTTTTCTTCATATCTTTTAAAACATCTAAAGCCCAAACTTCAAAGCCTAGACTTCCTGTCAGAATAAACCAGTCTGCCCCATCATCAACAAGACGAATGAGATCTTTTTTTAGGGCTTTTTTAATAATTCCAATTCGCTCATCTTTATCCCTGAATATTCCCAGTTCAAAACTCTTGTAACCAGTTACGAGAATCGCAGTCATATTGTGTTTTCCTTTCAAAAAATATGTTATAATAAAAATGCTTAAATTTTTCATTAAGTGATTACCTTAGGAGAACAATGGTTAATTATCCTCATCAACTTAAAGGAAAACGAAGAGACCCTGTCCGATTAAAAACGCATAAATCAAAGGTTGACTTCGCTAATCGTGGAATGTCATTTGAAGCTGCTATTAACGCCACCAATGACTTCTACCTTTCGCGCCATATTGCAGTCATCCATAAAAAACCGACACCTATTCAAATCGTAAAAGTCGACTACCCTCAAAGAAGTCGAGCTAAAATTGTTGAAGCTTATTTTCGTCAAGCCTCGACAACAGATTATTGTGGGGTTTATAAAGGTTACTACCTTGATTTCGAAGCCAAAGAAACACGCCAAAAAACTGCCATGCCTATGAAAAACTTTCATTCGCACCAGATTGAGCACATGGCTTCCGTTTTAGAACAAAAGGGTATTTGTTTTGTCCTTTTACACTTTAGTACTTTGAAAGAGACCTATTTTCTACCAGCGAGGGCGTTGATTGATTTTTATCAAATTGATAAAGGTAGTAAATCAATGCCACTTGATTATATCAGAAAAAATGGTTACGAGATAATAATAGGAGCTTTTCCACAAGTACCTTATTTAGATATTATAGAACAAAATTTTTTAGGCGGTGATTAGTATCAAAAATCCACAAATTCAAAAAATTCTCAAGTATGCTCTAGCAGCTATTCTTAGTCTTATAATTTTTATAATCGTCATTGGCGGGCTACTTTTTGCTTTTTACATTTCCACTGCCCCAAAGCTTTCTGAAACAGCCCTAAAATCTACCAACTCTAGTCTTGTTTATGATGGTCATAATAAGCTCATCGCCGATTTAGGTTCTGAGAAAAGGGAAAATGTGACTGCAGATAGCATTCCTCTTAACTTAGTAAATGCTATTACGTCGATTGAGGACAAACGATTCTTTAATCACCGTGGTGTTGACTTATACCGTATTATTGGAGCTGCCTTCCATAATTTAACAAGCGCTAGCACACAAGGGGGATCAACACTTGATCAACAATTGATTAAACTAGCCTACTTCTCAACAGATGAGAAAGATCAGAACCTAAAGCGTAAGGCTCAGGAAGTATGGTTGGCCTTACAGATGGAACGCAAATACACTAAGCAGGAAATCTTAACTTTCTATATTAATAAGGTCTATATGGGTAACGGAAACTATGGTATGCTAACTGCTGCCAAAGCTTACTATGAAAAAGATTTGAAAGACTTGTCATTTGCACAGTTAGCCCTATTAGCTGGAATCCCACAAGCTCCTACCCAATATGACCCATACCTCAACCCCGATGCAGCAACCCATCGTCGTAACATTGTACTCCAACAAATGCTTTCTGAGAAGAACCTGTCTAAAGCTGAATATGACAAGGCTGTTGCTACACCTGTCACAGATGGTTTGAAACCATTGAAAAAAACTTCAAGTTATCCTAAATATATGGATAACTACCTTAAAGAAGTCATTAGCCAAGTTAAATCAGAAACTAAAAAGGATATCTTTACCTCTGGATTAAAAGTTTATACTAATCTCCTACCAGATGCTCAAAAACGGCTTTACGATATCTACAACTCACCTGATTATGTCAATTATCCTGATGATAAATTTCAAGTCGCATCAACTATTGTTGATG
Coding sequences:
- the gpsB gene encoding cell division regulator GpsB, producing MTSIIYSPKDIFEQEFKTSMRGFDKKEVDEFLDNVIKDYETYIAEIEKLKSEIERLKKESAHRGAAFAEERHAMGQPTRVTQTATNFDILKRISRLEKEVFGKQISE
- a CDS encoding DUF1273 domain-containing protein, translated to MTAILVTGYKSFELGIFRDKDERIGIIKKALKKDLIRLVDDGADWFILTGSLGFEVWALDVLKDMKKNYPIKIATLFDFETHGSHWNEQNQEKLKLFKEVDFVKYCFPNYQSPAQFKQYNQFLIDNTDGAYLFYDSENETNLKYFVTQLEEKSHYGLVFLTFDRLNEVIEEE
- the recU gene encoding Holliday junction resolvase RecU — translated: MVNYPHQLKGKRRDPVRLKTHKSKVDFANRGMSFEAAINATNDFYLSRHIAVIHKKPTPIQIVKVDYPQRSRAKIVEAYFRQASTTDYCGVYKGYYLDFEAKETRQKTAMPMKNFHSHQIEHMASVLEQKGICFVLLHFSTLKETYFLPARALIDFYQIDKGSKSMPLDYIRKNGYEIIIGAFPQVPYLDIIEQNFLGGD